One segment of Thermodesulfovibrio sp. 3907-1M DNA contains the following:
- a CDS encoding DNA methyltransferase, which yields MPTWHKLIIGNAISMREIEDESVHLMLTSPPYFNAPFDYKDMFKSYEEYLELIGKVAEEIYRVLKNGRVAVVNIDDMLINGEKFPIVADVTKIFQRAGFRYRDRIIWKNLMDT from the coding sequence GTGCCCACATGGCATAAATTGATAATCGGGAATGCTATCAGTATGCGTGAGATTGAAGATGAATCAGTTCATCTGATGTTAACATCACCTCCATATTTTAATGCTCCCTTTGACTACAAGGATATGTTTAAAAGCTATGAGGAGTATCTTGAACTTATAGGTAAAGTTGCTGAAGAAATCTACAGGGTGCTTAAAAATGGACGGGTAGCGGTTGTCAATATTGATGACATGCTCATTAATGGTGAAAAATTTCCCATTGTGGCTGATGTAACAAAAATTTTTCAAAGAGCTGGTTTTAGATACAGAGACAGGATAATATGGAAAAACCTGATGGATACTTGA
- the rsmI gene encoding 16S rRNA (cytidine(1402)-2'-O)-methyltransferase: protein MQGRLYIVSTPIGNLDDITLRAIETLKKVDYIACEDTEHSLKLLNHFGIKKPLISYWSEKEKVRAEEIIEKIRSGHSVALITDAGTPGISDPGAVVIGRAIEEGIELIPIPGATALITALSISGLNTDEFTFIGFLPVKQSQRRKKLLELSTEKRTLVFYEAPHRILQSLVALLEVFGDRRACVARELTKMFEEVVRGRLSEIIEKLENSKIAGEYVIVVEGAHEAFQSFEEALKEVKELMKKGKGRKEAVKIVSELYNLSKKELYEKSLKMDEIQ, encoded by the coding sequence TTGCAAGGAAGGCTTTACATAGTGTCAACGCCAATTGGTAATCTTGATGACATAACATTAAGGGCAATTGAGACACTTAAAAAAGTTGACTATATTGCCTGTGAGGATACAGAGCACAGTCTAAAACTTCTCAATCATTTCGGAATAAAAAAGCCTCTTATAAGTTACTGGTCAGAGAAAGAAAAGGTGCGTGCTGAGGAGATAATTGAAAAAATTCGCTCAGGACACTCAGTGGCTTTAATAACTGATGCAGGAACTCCTGGAATTTCAGACCCCGGAGCAGTGGTTATTGGAAGGGCAATTGAAGAGGGAATAGAACTAATACCAATCCCGGGGGCTACAGCATTGATTACTGCATTGAGTATTTCAGGACTGAACACAGATGAATTCACCTTCATAGGCTTTCTTCCTGTCAAACAGTCTCAGAGAAGAAAGAAACTTCTTGAGCTAAGCACAGAAAAGAGAACCCTTGTTTTTTATGAAGCTCCTCACAGAATACTCCAAAGCCTTGTTGCCTTGCTTGAAGTCTTTGGAGACAGAAGAGCCTGTGTTGCAAGGGAGCTTACAAAGATGTTTGAGGAGGTTGTAAGAGGCAGGCTTTCAGAAATTATTGAAAAGCTTGAAAATTCTAAGATAGCAGGTGAATATGTTATAGTAGTTGAAGGTGCTCATGAAGCTTTTCAGAGCTTTGAAGAGGCTCTGAAGGAAGTAAAGGAGCTCATGAAAAAAGGAAAAGGAAGAAAAGAAGCTGTTAAAATAGTATCAGAGCTTTATAACTTAAGCAAAAAAGAGCTCTATGAAAAAAGCCTGAAAATGGATGAAATACAATGA
- a CDS encoding NAD+ synthase, whose product MRSLRLAVCQINPIVGDIEGNLEKILFYIDKAVAEKAEIIIFPELAITGYNPEDLLFYPTFIKKAEEALYEIVKKVKDFIVIAGLPVKKDDLYNSAAIVADQNLIDIYHKIYLPNYSVFDEMRYFKPGSRTPVYEYDGVFFSVNICEDIFHPSLPGLIQAAAGAELIINISASPFYAGKYQRKMRMLTTRAYDMGVYVCYLNMVGGQDETVFDGRSLIISPSGEILVRGKAFEEDFIVAEIDMEEVTRTRLREPKIRWEGDFEGGEVIKVPLKRKAKNKLIPSSEKPSSDHEMTEEEEIFKALTTGLRDYVNKNGFKRVCLGLSGGIDSSFVALIAVEALGRDRVIGVFMPSRYTSKESREDVYELVKNLGIELIEISIDELFEEYLKFLSDTFKDLPQDVTEENIQSRIRGNILMAVSNKFGWLVITTGNKSELSVGYATLYGDMAGGYAVIKDVYKTQVYKVARWASRGRIPERVFTKPPSAELKPGQTDQDTLPPYEVLDKILYLHIEKCMGEQEIVEYGLERSTVQKVLKMVKKAEFKRRQAPLGIKVSSVSLGKDWRFPITNRFGG is encoded by the coding sequence ATGAGAAGCTTAAGATTAGCAGTATGCCAAATAAATCCTATTGTTGGAGACATTGAGGGAAATCTTGAAAAGATTCTTTTTTACATTGACAAAGCAGTAGCTGAAAAAGCAGAGATTATCATATTTCCAGAGCTTGCAATAACTGGATACAATCCTGAAGACCTTCTTTTTTATCCAACCTTTATAAAAAAAGCAGAGGAAGCTTTATACGAGATAGTTAAAAAAGTTAAGGATTTTATAGTAATTGCTGGTTTGCCAGTAAAAAAGGACGATCTTTATAACTCTGCTGCTATTGTTGCAGATCAAAACCTGATTGATATTTATCATAAGATTTATCTTCCCAACTACAGTGTCTTTGATGAGATGAGATATTTTAAGCCAGGAAGCAGAACCCCTGTTTATGAATATGATGGAGTGTTTTTTTCTGTGAATATATGTGAAGACATCTTTCATCCTTCCCTTCCCGGGCTTATTCAGGCAGCAGCTGGTGCAGAATTGATAATAAACATAAGTGCCTCACCCTTTTATGCTGGAAAGTATCAGAGAAAAATGAGAATGCTAACAACAAGAGCCTATGACATGGGGGTTTATGTCTGCTATTTAAACATGGTTGGTGGACAGGATGAGACAGTATTTGATGGAAGAAGTCTCATTATCTCGCCATCAGGTGAGATTCTTGTAAGAGGTAAAGCCTTTGAGGAAGATTTTATAGTTGCTGAGATTGACATGGAAGAGGTAACAAGAACAAGACTTCGTGAACCAAAGATAAGATGGGAAGGTGATTTTGAAGGCGGCGAAGTTATTAAAGTTCCATTGAAAAGAAAAGCAAAAAATAAACTCATTCCGAGCTCTGAAAAGCCTTCTTCTGACCATGAAATGACAGAAGAAGAGGAGATTTTTAAGGCTCTTACCACAGGGTTGAGAGATTATGTTAACAAGAATGGCTTTAAAAGGGTATGTCTTGGTTTAAGTGGAGGAATTGATTCTTCCTTTGTGGCATTGATTGCAGTAGAGGCACTGGGTAGAGATAGAGTTATCGGTGTTTTTATGCCATCAAGATATACATCAAAGGAAAGCAGAGAAGATGTGTATGAGCTCGTAAAAAATCTCGGGATTGAATTAATTGAGATATCCATTGATGAACTCTTTGAGGAGTATCTTAAATTCCTTTCAGATACATTTAAAGACCTGCCTCAGGATGTGACTGAAGAAAACATCCAGAGCAGAATTCGTGGTAACATTCTTATGGCAGTCTCAAACAAGTTTGGCTGGCTTGTGATAACAACAGGAAATAAATCAGAGCTTTCCGTGGGTTATGCCACTCTGTATGGTGACATGGCAGGTGGATATGCTGTAATTAAAGATGTTTATAAAACTCAGGTTTACAAAGTTGCGAGATGGGCATCCCGTGGAAGAATCCCTGAGAGGGTATTTACAAAGCCACCATCTGCAGAGCTTAAACCAGGACAGACTGATCAGGATACTCTCCCTCCCTATGAAGTGCTTGATAAAATTCTTTATTTACACATTGAAAAATGTATGGGAGAGCAAGAGATTGTTGAGTACGGGCTTGAAAGAAGCACGGTTCAAAAAGTATTGAAAATGGTAAAAAAAGCAGAGTTCAAAAGAAGGCAGGCTCCCTTAGGTATAAAAGTATCTTCCGTATCCCTCGGCAAAGACTGGAGATTCCCTATTACGAACAGATTTGGAGGTTAG
- a CDS encoding alcohol dehydrogenase catalytic domain-containing protein: MKSAYLIEPNKIEVLEKPVPTINEGEVLVRIKAALTCGTDLKAYLRGHPLIPMPGPFGHEFSGVIEDVGKGVNGFKTGDAVMLVHTAPCGECAYCKRGLFNLCDTLTKEMMLGAFAEYIVVKERVVRQNMFHKPENIDFEEAAFLEPLSCIVHGVKALNPKKEERILIIGTGPVGLLFLQVLKSMDINVAVIGRNKNKLALAESLGADKVYSSEQNPLDFTDGFGFDSVVECTGQKEIWLKSVNYVRKGGTVLLFGGLKTGTEVCYDAGRLHYDEITLKGAFHYNPDDVKEAAALIKSKKLRLKELISDRFPLSEISLAFEKLSRGEGIKYLIEI, translated from the coding sequence ATGAAATCAGCTTATTTAATAGAACCAAATAAAATTGAAGTTTTAGAAAAACCTGTTCCCACAATAAATGAAGGAGAAGTTCTGGTTCGTATCAAAGCAGCACTTACTTGTGGCACTGACCTGAAAGCCTATTTAAGGGGACATCCTCTTATTCCCATGCCAGGACCTTTTGGACATGAGTTTTCTGGAGTGATTGAGGATGTTGGCAAAGGTGTAAATGGTTTTAAAACAGGAGATGCAGTTATGCTTGTTCACACAGCACCCTGTGGAGAATGTGCTTATTGCAAAAGAGGTCTTTTCAATCTCTGCGATACTCTAACAAAGGAAATGATGCTTGGTGCTTTTGCTGAATACATTGTTGTAAAGGAAAGAGTTGTAAGGCAGAACATGTTTCACAAGCCAGAAAACATAGATTTTGAAGAGGCTGCTTTTTTAGAGCCTCTTTCCTGTATAGTTCACGGAGTAAAGGCTCTTAATCCAAAGAAAGAAGAAAGAATTCTCATAATTGGAACAGGTCCGGTAGGGCTTCTTTTTCTTCAGGTTTTAAAGAGTATGGATATTAATGTAGCGGTTATAGGTAGAAATAAAAATAAGCTTGCTCTGGCTGAAAGCCTCGGTGCTGATAAAGTTTACAGTTCAGAACAGAACCCCCTTGATTTTACAGATGGATTTGGTTTTGACAGTGTTGTTGAATGCACAGGACAGAAAGAAATATGGCTTAAATCAGTAAACTATGTGAGAAAAGGTGGCACAGTTTTGCTTTTTGGAGGACTCAAGACTGGCACAGAGGTATGCTATGATGCAGGCAGACTTCACTATGACGAAATAACTCTTAAAGGAGCTTTTCATTATAATCCCGATGATGTTAAAGAAGCTGCGGCTCTTATAAAATCTAAAAAACTCAGACTTAAAGAGCTTATATCAGACAGGTTTCCACTTTCTGAGATTTCTCTGGCTTTTGAAAAACTATCAAGAGGGGAGGGTATTAAGTATTTAATTGAGATATGA
- a CDS encoding DNA methyltransferase: MLDPFAGSGTTMKMARLLGRNSIGIEINESLIPNNKEKTRL, translated from the coding sequence GTGCTTGACCCATTTGCAGGCTCGGGGACAACAATGAAGATGGCAAGATTGCTTGGCAGAAACAGCATAGGCATTGAGATAAATGAGTCTCTGATTCCTAATAATAAAGAAAAAACTCGGCTTTGA
- a CDS encoding site-2 protease family protein translates to MDFTGILRQIIISTPAILIAIVFHELAHGWVAYRLGDNTAKLSGRLTLNPVSHIDPFGTIIMPFVLLILTNGQWVFGYAKPVPVNPYNFRNPRSGMALTAAGGPAANLMVAIICTILIKWIVLPLMGVIPDYIFEPLILILRATIMINIVLAAFNLIPIPPLDGGRILMGVLPLQYAQMMERIEPFGSLIVIFMIITGLTTVFVWPIVKLFFNILSLF, encoded by the coding sequence ATGGACTTTACAGGAATCCTGAGACAGATTATAATTTCAACACCTGCAATACTTATTGCAATCGTTTTTCACGAGCTTGCTCATGGATGGGTAGCTTACAGGCTTGGTGACAACACGGCAAAGCTTTCAGGAAGGCTGACTCTCAACCCAGTATCCCATATTGACCCTTTTGGAACGATAATTATGCCATTCGTTCTTCTAATTCTTACAAATGGGCAGTGGGTATTCGGATATGCAAAACCAGTTCCAGTAAATCCTTACAACTTCAGAAATCCCCGATCTGGTATGGCACTTACAGCAGCAGGTGGTCCTGCGGCAAATCTTATGGTTGCAATAATCTGCACTATTTTGATTAAGTGGATTGTTTTACCTTTAATGGGCGTAATTCCTGATTATATTTTTGAACCATTGATTTTAATTCTCAGAGCCACAATAATGATAAACATAGTTCTTGCAGCATTTAATCTCATTCCCATACCACCTCTTGATGGAGGAAGAATTCTAATGGGGGTACTACCTTTACAGTATGCTCAGATGATGGAGAGAATTGAGCCTTTCGGTTCTCTAATCGTCATTTTTATGATTATCACAGGTTTAACAACTGTTTTTGTATGGCCCATAGTCAAACTTTTTTTTAATATACTCTCACTTTTTTAG
- a CDS encoding type I restriction enzyme HsdR N-terminal domain-containing protein: MYLPLNKTPESPEQRKELIGDIIKQQEELFAQSIGYIQRLVIQYLIERGYSSDDIELNRGYEVVVSEKEKFVTSVDIVVRLQEKVLYAIKCTPASIDSWERFMLAFCRVVEPYQIPFAMVTDGREGRLIDVLTGEVKETMDIPKKEDLLRLLPSISFIPYSEEKLPKERRILYAFDAIKCCPTCNI, translated from the coding sequence ATGTATTTACCGCTCAATAAAACGCCTGAATCTCCAGAACAAAGGAAGGAGCTTATTGGAGATATTATCAAGCAACAGGAAGAACTTTTTGCCCAAAGCATTGGATACATTCAGAGATTGGTAATTCAATATTTAATTGAGCGTGGCTATAGCTCAGATGATATAGAGCTTAACAGAGGCTATGAAGTTGTTGTTTCTGAGAAAGAAAAGTTTGTAACCAGTGTTGATATAGTTGTCAGGCTACAGGAAAAGGTTTTATATGCAATTAAGTGCACTCCCGCATCCATTGATTCGTGGGAAAGGTTTATGCTTGCATTTTGCAGGGTTGTTGAGCCATATCAGATTCCATTTGCTATGGTCACTGATGGAAGAGAGGGAAGACTGATAGATGTTCTTACAGGAGAAGTAAAAGAGACAATGGATATTCCGAAGAAAGAGGATTTACTCAGGCTATTGCCATCAATAAGTTTTATCCCCTACAGCGAAGAAAAACTACCGAAGGAAAGAAGAATTCTTTATGCCTTTGATGCAATAAAATGCTGTCCAACCTGTAATATATGA
- the oadA gene encoding sodium-extruding oxaloacetate decarboxylase subunit alpha, producing MSKSSPIKIMDTTLRDAHQSLHATRMKLEDIVPIAEKLDQVGFHSLEVWGGATFDSCLRFLREDPWERLRTIKALVKNTKLQMLLRGQNIVGYRHYPDDVLEKFVERARANGIDIFRIFDALNDLRNMEKAIEVTLKYGGIVEASFCYTIGPIYTIDFFVGLAKNLESLGAHIICIKDMAGLLDPYTAYELIKRLKEEINLPIHLHTHDTAGMAVATTIKAIEAGVDIVDTAISTMAGGTSQPPVETICHILKGTERDPKFNMELLDEIADYFYEKRKKYKHLESEYIGPDPKVIVYQVPGGMLSNLVNQLREQNALHRIKEVLEEIPRVREDFGYPPLVTPSSQIVGTQATLNVLTGERYKMVTTETKNYFKGLYGKPPVPVNEEIRKKILGDEEFITCRPADLLEPEFEKAKAELKDKARSEEDVLSYCLFPKIFLEFLEAKEKGIKEEPQPKKEEVKPAPSLAPTEFVINLYGESYHVKVGGKGHKVDGKRPYFLYVNNQLVEVIVEPLQEIVPSEEGKVEIKPKESVRPRPSEPGDIASPMPGTVVKIKVKKGDRVSAGDTVVIVEAMKMENEIHSPVDGTVEEIYIKEGDMVNPDEVMIRIR from the coding sequence ATGTCAAAATCATCACCTATTAAAATAATGGACACTACATTAAGGGATGCCCATCAAAGTCTTCATGCTACAAGAATGAAGCTTGAGGATATAGTTCCTATTGCCGAGAAGTTGGATCAAGTCGGGTTTCACTCCCTTGAAGTATGGGGAGGTGCAACTTTTGACAGCTGTTTAAGGTTCTTGAGAGAAGACCCCTGGGAAAGATTGAGAACCATAAAAGCGCTCGTTAAAAATACAAAGCTTCAGATGCTTCTAAGAGGACAGAACATTGTCGGATATAGACACTATCCTGATGATGTTTTGGAAAAATTCGTTGAGAGAGCTCGTGCAAATGGTATAGATATTTTCAGAATTTTTGATGCTTTAAACGACTTAAGAAACATGGAAAAAGCTATAGAGGTTACATTGAAGTATGGTGGAATTGTTGAGGCTTCTTTTTGTTACACAATAGGACCAATTTATACAATAGATTTCTTTGTCGGACTTGCAAAAAACCTGGAAAGCCTCGGAGCGCATATAATCTGCATAAAAGACATGGCAGGACTTCTTGATCCTTACACTGCCTATGAGCTTATAAAAAGACTAAAGGAAGAAATAAATCTACCAATACATCTTCATACCCATGATACAGCAGGAATGGCAGTGGCAACAACAATTAAGGCAATTGAAGCAGGAGTTGATATAGTTGACACTGCAATATCAACAATGGCAGGAGGAACATCTCAACCTCCTGTTGAGACAATATGCCATATACTTAAAGGAACTGAAAGAGACCCAAAATTCAATATGGAGCTTCTTGATGAGATTGCTGACTATTTTTATGAAAAACGGAAAAAATACAAACATCTTGAAAGCGAATACATTGGACCTGATCCAAAAGTAATTGTTTATCAGGTTCCTGGAGGGATGTTGAGCAATCTTGTAAATCAGCTAAGGGAACAGAATGCTTTACATAGAATAAAAGAAGTTCTTGAAGAAATTCCTCGTGTAAGAGAGGACTTTGGATATCCTCCTTTGGTTACTCCTTCAAGCCAGATTGTAGGAACACAGGCTACTTTGAATGTGCTTACAGGTGAAAGATATAAAATGGTTACAACAGAGACGAAAAACTACTTTAAAGGACTGTATGGTAAGCCCCCTGTGCCGGTAAATGAAGAGATTAGAAAAAAAATACTCGGAGACGAAGAATTTATCACATGCAGACCTGCAGACCTTCTTGAGCCTGAGTTTGAAAAAGCAAAAGCAGAGTTAAAAGACAAAGCTCGCTCAGAGGAAGATGTGCTCAGTTATTGCCTCTTTCCAAAGATTTTCCTCGAGTTCCTTGAAGCAAAGGAAAAAGGGATTAAAGAAGAACCTCAGCCAAAGAAAGAAGAGGTAAAACCTGCTCCAAGCCTTGCACCAACAGAGTTTGTCATAAATCTTTATGGAGAGTCCTATCATGTAAAGGTAGGAGGCAAAGGGCATAAAGTTGATGGTAAAAGACCCTATTTTCTCTATGTAAACAATCAACTTGTTGAAGTCATTGTTGAACCTCTTCAGGAGATTGTTCCCAGTGAGGAAGGAAAAGTGGAAATAAAGCCAAAAGAATCAGTAAGGCCAAGACCTTCAGAACCTGGTGACATAGCCTCCCCAATGCCTGGTACAGTAGTAAAAATTAAGGTTAAAAAAGGTGATAGAGTCAGTGCTGGAGACACGGTTGTAATAGTTGAGGCAATGAAGATGGAAAATGAGATTCACTCACCAGTTGATGGAACAGTTGAAGAGATTTATATTAAAGAAGGTGACATGGTCAACCCTGATGAAGTAATGATAAGGATAAGATAA
- a CDS encoding HesA/MoeB/ThiF family protein produces MDFLRYSRQMLIDGWGEEGQKKLKNSTVFIAGAGGLGSPVSIYLTVSGVGKIIICDFDSVEITNLNRQILHSHTRIGINKALSAKITLSAINPDVEVIPVTEKITAENASAVVGDSHIIMDCMDNLETRYILNEAAIKKGIPLVFGAIYGVQGMLSFIQPPETPCLKCLFPEAPPRETFPVVGATPGVIGALQALEAIKYIVGIGKLLKNKLLVWDGMSGEFKTFKARKDSACPVCGKR; encoded by the coding sequence ATGGATTTCTTAAGATACAGTCGTCAGATGCTAATAGATGGATGGGGTGAGGAAGGTCAAAAAAAGCTAAAAAATTCCACTGTATTCATTGCTGGTGCGGGTGGTCTTGGAAGCCCGGTTTCAATTTATCTTACTGTTTCTGGAGTTGGAAAAATAATCATATGTGACTTTGACAGCGTAGAAATTACAAATTTAAACAGGCAGATACTGCACAGCCATACAAGAATTGGAATTAACAAAGCCCTTTCAGCAAAGATTACCTTGAGTGCAATAAATCCTGATGTAGAGGTAATTCCTGTTACTGAGAAGATTACAGCTGAAAATGCCTCTGCAGTTGTTGGAGATTCACATATAATCATGGACTGCATGGACAATCTTGAGACAAGATATATTCTTAATGAAGCGGCAATAAAAAAAGGGATTCCCCTTGTTTTTGGTGCAATTTATGGAGTACAGGGAATGCTCAGCTTTATTCAGCCTCCGGAGACACCCTGTCTTAAATGCCTCTTTCCTGAAGCACCTCCAAGAGAGACATTTCCTGTGGTAGGTGCAACTCCTGGAGTAATAGGAGCACTTCAGGCACTGGAAGCAATAAAATACATAGTGGGAATTGGTAAACTTCTTAAAAACAAGCTTCTTGTATGGGATGGAATGAGCGGAGAGTTTAAAACCTTCAAAGCCAGGAAAGACTCAGCTTGTCCTGTATGTGGTAAAAGATAA
- a CDS encoding DNA methyltransferase, with the protein MEKPDGYLRISRRSGVILQNPYPMYFYPDNLLESILIFQKGKFNYASIPREIKEASKIDTKEFLDNKWYSTLWDMVNVLPNSVLEKNIAAFPEELPYRIIKLFFIQRRDSA; encoded by the coding sequence ATGGAAAAACCTGATGGATACTTGAGAATAAGCAGAAGAAGTGGAGTGATCCTTCAAAACCCCTATCCCATGTATTTTTATCCTGATAATCTTCTTGAAAGCATTCTTATCTTTCAAAAGGGAAAATTCAACTATGCTTCAATACCCAGAGAAATAAAAGAAGCTTCAAAGATTGATACTAAGGAGTTTTTAGACAATAAATGGTATTCAACTCTATGGGATATGGTCAATGTTTTACCAAACTCAGTACTGGAGAAAAATATCGCAGCTTTTCCTGAAGAGCTACCATATAGAATAATTAAACTTTTTTTCATACAAAGGAGAGACAGTGCTTGA
- a CDS encoding acetyl-CoA carboxylase biotin carboxylase subunit, which yields MFKKVLVANRGEIALRIIRACKELGIRTVAIYCEPDATARYVKKADEAYLVTPGPLRGYLNIYGIVELAKNVGADAIHPGYGFLAENPQFAEACTQAGITFIGPNPQAIRKMGLKDEARRIAQKLGIPLLPGTPPLHSIDEAVSAARQIGYPVMVKAVAGGGGRGLRICYDEESLRRQIPIAMSEAKKAFGDERVFIEKYLERPHHIEIQIMADKYGKIIHLGERDCSIQRRHQKLIEIAPSLLLTEKVRCQMGEAAKRLAYEVGYDNVGTVEFLVDENLNYYFLEMNTRIQVEHTITEEITGIDLVQNMIKIAYGEPLEIKQYEVTLNGYAIQCRINAEDPLNDFLPSTGTVTAYYSPGGFGIRIDGHVTEGYNVPPYYDSLLAKLVARGRTWEETVRRMHRALSEYIIRGVKTTIPLYIKIMEDEDFRKGNFSTKYIEEKLPSLLYSEEKDPFDLAVVLSAAIVAHSRV from the coding sequence ATGTTTAAAAAAGTTTTAGTTGCAAACAGAGGAGAGATTGCATTAAGAATAATTCGTGCCTGTAAAGAGCTTGGAATTCGCACTGTTGCCATATACTGCGAGCCCGATGCAACAGCAAGATATGTTAAAAAAGCTGACGAAGCTTATCTTGTCACTCCAGGTCCTCTAAGAGGTTACCTCAATATTTACGGAATAGTGGAGCTTGCAAAAAATGTTGGGGCTGATGCAATTCATCCAGGATATGGTTTTCTTGCTGAAAATCCTCAGTTTGCAGAAGCCTGCACGCAGGCTGGAATAACTTTTATAGGTCCAAATCCTCAGGCAATAAGAAAAATGGGACTTAAAGACGAAGCCCGCAGAATTGCTCAAAAGCTTGGCATTCCTCTTTTGCCCGGGACACCTCCTCTGCACAGTATAGATGAAGCAGTGAGTGCAGCCAGACAAATCGGTTATCCAGTCATGGTTAAAGCTGTTGCAGGAGGTGGTGGAAGAGGCTTGAGAATCTGTTATGATGAAGAATCTTTACGGAGACAGATACCAATTGCCATGTCAGAGGCAAAAAAAGCCTTTGGTGACGAGAGAGTTTTTATTGAAAAGTATCTTGAAAGACCTCATCACATTGAAATACAGATAATGGCTGATAAATACGGAAAAATTATTCATCTTGGAGAAAGGGATTGCTCAATTCAGAGAAGACATCAAAAGCTTATAGAGATTGCACCTTCACTCTTACTTACAGAAAAAGTAAGATGCCAGATGGGAGAGGCGGCAAAGAGACTTGCCTATGAAGTTGGTTACGATAATGTTGGAACAGTTGAGTTTCTCGTTGATGAAAATCTCAACTACTACTTTCTTGAGATGAACACGAGAATCCAGGTGGAGCACACAATTACAGAGGAAATCACAGGAATTGATCTTGTGCAAAATATGATAAAAATTGCCTATGGCGAGCCTCTTGAAATAAAGCAGTACGAGGTGACACTCAATGGATATGCCATTCAGTGCAGAATTAATGCTGAAGACCCTCTGAACGATTTTCTTCCTTCTACAGGTACTGTTACAGCTTATTATTCTCCTGGTGGCTTTGGAATCAGAATTGACGGACATGTAACTGAGGGCTATAATGTGCCACCCTATTATGACTCTCTTCTGGCAAAGCTTGTTGCCAGAGGAAGAACATGGGAAGAGACTGTAAGAAGAATGCATCGCGCTTTGAGTGAATACATTATAAGAGGAGTTAAAACAACAATTCCTCTTTACATAAAAATCATGGAAGATGAAGATTTCCGTAAAGGAAACTTTAGCACAAAATACATTGAAGAAAAGCTTCCAAGCCTTCTTTACAGTGAGGAAAAAGATCCCTTTGATCTGGCAGTGGTACTGTCTGCTGCCATTGTTGCTCATAGCAGAGTTTAA
- the trpS gene encoding tryptophan--tRNA ligase, whose product MDRVLSGMQPSGPLHLGNLIGALSNWVRLQDKYECYFFVADWHALTTGYGNPSQIKEWTVDLLMNFIAAGLDPEKSTIFIQSQVPQHAELHIFLSMITPLGWLERVPTYKEKKEQIKDKDLDTYGFLGYPVLQTADIIIYRAKYVPVGVDQVPHLEISREIARRFNYLYGKEFFPEPQALLTEFPKVPGTDGRKMSKSYGNAIYLSDDEKTVTEKIRTMVTDPARKRRTDKGDPKKCPVFDLHKIFSTEEEKREVIEGCSQASIGCIDCKKVLIKHVIDTLKPIWDKRQHLIDNPSVLIEIAREGSKKAKKVASETLKEMKEVIGWIS is encoded by the coding sequence ATGGACAGAGTATTAAGTGGAATGCAGCCAAGCGGACCACTTCATCTTGGAAATCTTATTGGAGCTCTTTCAAACTGGGTGAGGCTTCAGGACAAATATGAATGCTATTTTTTTGTTGCGGACTGGCATGCATTGACAACAGGATATGGAAATCCTTCCCAGATAAAGGAATGGACAGTTGACCTTCTTATGAACTTTATTGCAGCAGGGCTTGACCCAGAAAAATCAACCATATTCATTCAGTCACAAGTACCTCAGCATGCAGAACTTCATATATTTTTAAGCATGATTACACCACTTGGTTGGCTTGAAAGAGTCCCCACTTACAAAGAAAAAAAAGAGCAGATTAAAGATAAAGACCTTGATACCTATGGATTTCTCGGGTATCCGGTGCTTCAGACAGCAGACATCATAATTTATCGGGCAAAGTATGTGCCTGTTGGAGTTGATCAGGTGCCTCATCTTGAAATTTCCCGTGAAATTGCAAGAAGATTTAACTATCTATATGGAAAAGAGTTTTTCCCTGAACCACAAGCTTTGCTTACAGAGTTTCCAAAGGTGCCGGGGACCGATGGAAGAAAGATGTCAAAGAGCTATGGAAATGCCATATATCTCAGCGATGATGAAAAAACCGTTACAGAAAAAATAAGAACAATGGTAACTGATCCAGCACGAAAAAGAAGAACAGACAAAGGAGACCCCAAGAAATGCCCTGTATTTGATCTGCATAAAATATTTTCCACAGAGGAAGAAAAAAGAGAAGTCATTGAAGGCTGCAGCCAAGCAAGCATTGGCTGTATTGACTGTAAAAAGGTTCTTATAAAACATGTAATTGATACTTTAAAACCCATATGGGACAAAAGACAGCATTTAATTGATAACCCTTCAGTGCTCATTGAAATTGCCCGTGAAGGCTCTAAAAAGGCAAAAAAGGTAGCTAGTGAGACTCTTAAAGAAATGAAGGAGGTCATTGGATGGATTTCTTAA